A window from Herbaspirillum sp. meg3 encodes these proteins:
- a CDS encoding amino acid ABC transporter permease: MIGSFSWGHFFYLVQSIWWTLVLSGLAFILGSIGGFAVMLARISPRRWLWMPTLVYIECIQGIPLLILLFIVYFGLSVYGFALPALVAAGLAMMVYTSAYLGDIWRGCVEAMPRPQWEAAECLSLTRWQTLRLVIIPQAFRLSLPPTVGFLVQVIKMTSLASVIGFIELTRAGQIINNSIFQPFLIFSLVGVFYFVLCYPLSRWSESMENKLNVSNR, translated from the coding sequence TATCTGGTGCAGTCGATCTGGTGGACGCTGGTACTGTCCGGCCTGGCCTTCATCCTCGGCAGCATCGGTGGTTTTGCGGTGATGCTGGCGCGGATTTCTCCGCGCCGCTGGCTGTGGATGCCGACGCTGGTGTACATCGAGTGCATTCAGGGTATTCCGCTGCTGATCCTGTTGTTCATCGTCTATTTCGGCCTGTCCGTGTACGGCTTCGCTTTGCCGGCATTGGTTGCCGCCGGTCTGGCGATGATGGTCTATACCAGCGCCTATCTGGGCGATATCTGGCGCGGTTGCGTCGAAGCAATGCCGCGTCCGCAGTGGGAAGCCGCCGAGTGCCTGTCGCTGACCCGTTGGCAGACACTGCGCCTGGTGATCATTCCTCAGGCGTTCCGTCTGTCGTTGCCGCCGACCGTGGGCTTTCTGGTGCAGGTCATCAAGATGACTTCGCTGGCGTCCGTGATCGGATTTATCGAACTGACCCGCGCCGGTCAGATTATCAACAACTCAATTTTTCAGCCTTTCCTGATTTTCAGTCTGGTAGGGGTGTTCTATTTTGTACTGTGCTACCCGCTCTCGCGCTGGAGTGAATCGATGGAGAATAAGCTCAATGTCAGCAACCGTTAA
- a CDS encoding amino acid ABC transporter ATP-binding protein, which translates to MSATVNTPVGQTGPIVKVDQIYKSFGSNQVLKGVSFEVQKGEMIAIIGASGSGKSTALRCIDRLEKVDSGTIDVCGMRVDDPHVDLHKLRQEVGIVFQSYNLFPHLTVQENIMLALRHVKQQPKAQALTVSMAALEQVGLGNKADAYPEQLSGGQQQRVAIARSLAMAPKVMLFDEVTSALDPQLTGEVLRVMEDLAAGGMTMLLVTHEMAFAKRVADRIIYMHQGTVWEVGPGEMLDNPKTPELRAFLNNGL; encoded by the coding sequence ATGTCAGCAACCGTTAATACCCCTGTTGGCCAAACAGGCCCTATCGTCAAAGTCGACCAGATCTACAAGAGCTTTGGCTCCAATCAGGTACTGAAGGGGGTTTCCTTCGAAGTGCAAAAGGGCGAGATGATCGCCATCATCGGCGCCAGCGGCTCCGGCAAGAGCACCGCTCTGCGTTGTATCGATCGCCTGGAAAAAGTCGACTCCGGCACCATCGACGTATGCGGTATGCGCGTTGACGATCCGCATGTCGATCTGCACAAGCTGCGTCAGGAAGTCGGCATCGTGTTTCAGAGCTACAACCTGTTCCCGCATCTGACCGTGCAGGAGAACATCATGCTGGCGCTGCGTCACGTCAAGCAACAACCAAAAGCGCAGGCGTTGACCGTGTCGATGGCGGCGTTGGAGCAGGTCGGCCTGGGCAACAAGGCTGACGCCTATCCAGAGCAACTGTCGGGTGGCCAGCAACAGCGCGTGGCGATTGCCCGTTCCCTCGCGATGGCGCCAAAGGTCATGCTGTTCGATGAAGTCACCTCGGCGCTCGACCCGCAACTGACCGGCGAAGTACTGCGGGTGATGGAAGACCTGGCAGCCGGCGGCATGACCATGCTGCTCGTGACCCACGAAATGGCCTTCGCCAAGCGCGTGGCCGATCGCATCATTTACATGCATCAGGGCACGGTGTGGGAAGTCGGCCCGGGTGAAATGCTGGACAACCCCAAGACGCCGGAACTGCGCGCCTTCCTGAACAACGGCTTGTAA